CGCGGGGCTGGGGCTGGTGTGCGGCATCGGTTCGCCGTGGCCCGGGGCGTAGCTCTCCTGCGCGCCGGTGAACGGCTTGGCGACGGCGGTGAACGACTGGGTCCGGCCGTCGGCGAAGGTGAGCGTGATGGTCAGCTCGTCACCGGCCTTGACCGGCGTGGCGAGGTTCATCAGCATCAGGTGGTCGCCGCCGGGCTCCAGTTTGTGCTCGCCACCGGCCTTGATCACCACGCCGCCCTCCTTGGCCTGCATGACCATCTTGCCGTCCCGCATGGCCATCTCGTGCACCTCCATCGGGGAGACCTCGGTGCTGGCGCCGGTCAGGGTGACGTCGGTGGTGCCGTCGTTGACCAGTGTGGCGAACGCGGCGGTCATGCCGTCGTCGGCGGCCTTGACCCACGGGTCGCGTACGCCCAGCAC
Above is a window of Verrucosispora sp. NA02020 DNA encoding:
- a CDS encoding copper chaperone PCu(A)C translates to MSSTASRRLVRPAALLTAAVLAAAVVGCGSSDDTSTAAPGPSATPAAAASSEAAGVLGVRDPWVKAADDGMTAAFATLVNDGTTDVTLTGASTEVSPMEVHEMAMRDGKMVMQAKEGGVVIKAGGEHKLEPGGDHLMLMNLATPVKAGDELTITLTFADGRTQSFTAVAKPFTGAQESYAPGHGEPMPHTSPSPAS